In the Halobacteriovoraceae bacterium genome, CCATGGATGACTAACGCATGTTCGGGTCCTATTTCATTTAAGACTCCTGCAATAGGAGTTAAAAGCTCTTTCGAATAAACTCCAACCATTTGATACGTTGGCCTAACTGGGTTAACCAATGGCCCTAAAATATTGAAGATGGTTCTTGTTTTCAACATCGTTCTGACAGGCATAACATGTTTAAAACTTTTGTGAAATAAAGGAGCAAATAAAAAACAAATTCCAACTTCTTCAAGATCAGATTTGAGTTCTCTTGGGCCTTTCATAAAATTCACATTGAGGGCCTCTAATAAATCAAAAGAACCACATTTTGAAGATACGCTTCTATTCCCATGTTTGGCCATCTTTACTCCAAGGGCCGCGGCCGTAATCGAAGATAATGTCGATACGTTAATCGTGTCTGAATGATCTCCTCCTGTTCCAACGATATCTCCAACAGGTTCAGAGAGAATAGGGTAGAGTTCTGCTGCGGCCAAGATTTCTAGTGCCGCTCCAGTAATTTCTTTATCAGTTTCTTTTTTTACACGAAATGCTGTTAAAATTGAACTAATGATAATGGGATCAACTTGACCGGCCAGTATTTCTTTGAAAATTCTTTGGGATTCAAAAATAGATAAGTTATTTCCGTCATATAGTTTTTCTAGAATCTCTTTCAATTGAACTCCTCTTTTATATGAAAAGAAAATTAAGGGCATTCGATAAAAATGTTTTACCATGTATAGTCATAATAGACTCAGGGTGAAATTGAAACCCTATAACTTTCTTTTTTTTGTCGAATACTATCATTGGTATATCATCAACTGAGGATAGAACATCAAGTTCACAAGGAATTTCACTTCCCTGTAATGAATGATAGCGACCGATTGTTTCTGTTTTTCCCAAACCTCGAAATAATGGATGGTCACTTAAATTTAATATGGAAGTTTTTCCATGAACGACTTTGTTTGATTTGATCACTTTACCACCATAGGCCTGAATTAATGCTTGATGGCCAAGGCATATCCCTATCATCGGGATTTTTCCAAGATATTTATCAATTATAGGAAGTAAATTACCAGCACTTTGAGGATTTCCTGGCCCTGGAGATAACACTAATGCCATCTTACCCAAATGAGAGTTAATGGCCTTGTCTAAGACATCCATTTCGATATTATTTCTGTATATATCAACTAAAGTATTTGAAGCACGAATTTGATCTACTAAGTTGTAAGAAAATGAATCAAAGTTATCTATCATTATAACCTTATTAACATTACTCATATTGATCCTCACTTAGTTGAATTGCTTTAATTACCGCATGTGCCTTATCTTTTGTCTCCATAGCTTCGGCCATTGGATCTGAATCATAAACTACTCCAGCACCAGCTTGCACATAGGCCATTTTATTTTTTACAAATGCTGAACGAATAACAATACAAGTATCAAAATTGCCCTCACCTGTAATGTAGCCAACGGCCCCTCCATATGGGCCTCGTTCTTGTTTTTCAATATTTCTTACGATATTTATCGCTGAAATCTTTGGAGCACCTGTCAATGTTCCCATATTCATTGTTGCCTGATAAGCATGTAAAGCATCAAGGTCTTCTTTTAAAATACCATTCACTTGAGAAACGAGGTGCATGACTCGACTATAACGATCTACTTTCATCAATGGTGAAACAAAGCGAGTACCTGTTTGGGAAATTTTCGCGACATCATTTCTGGCCAGATCGACTAACATCATATGCTCTGCGACTTCTTTTTCACACATTCTAAGTTCAAGTTCGTGCCGGCCATCTAAGTCTAAATCAATCGTTCCATCTTCCTTAAGGCCTCTTCTTCTGGTTCCTGCAATTGGATAAATATGAATACTTCTTTCTTTTGCTAAGAATTTTAAAGCACTCTCTGGAGATGACCCGAAAAGTTCAAAATCATCATCATTCATATAAAACATATAAGGCCCTGGATTTATACCAATCAAGTTTCGAAAACATTTTAATGCATTATTACAGGACATTTTAAAAGTTCGTGATAATACAGCTTGAAAAATGTCTCCTTCAATAATTTTTTGCTTTATATTCGATACATGTTTTGCAAATTCTTCATCTGATATATTCATTTCGTAATTAAAAGAATTAGATTCCGGAAATGTTGTGTTATCAAATTCCTTTTTACTCAATTGGCCATAACTCTTTTTAATTTCACCCATTTTTCGAGAATATTCATGAAAACTTCGAGTATATGATTTTCCTCCAAACAAGCATGTCTGTAATTTTGATTTGCCTGTTGAATGATCTACTTTGGCCATCAGTTGTGCAACGTATAGAGTAAAGTATGGACATGATGTTTCGCTTTTACTGACAGGTGCTAGTTTTTCAAATGTTTCTATAAAATCATATGAAAAATTTCCACCTAAGAAAAGATCACTCTTGCTTTCAAGACAATCAATTGAAGCAATTATTTTTCTGACAATACTAAATGGCCCTTCACATCTTAATCTTTCATCTTCTGAAATTTTTGAATCTGTTTGAGATTCAAATTTGATTTGGATTTCATCTTGAGATACTTTGCTGATTTCAGTTTCTGAAAATATATTCAACAAATGAGTTAGTAAATCTTTACCATTTTCAGTTAGAGCAATGACACTAATAAGCCTATCATGGGCAACTATTTTTACAGCACTTTCAAGAATCATAAGACTTTCTTGCTTTTTCTTAGAATCAATTTCAGAACTCATCAAAAGCAGTGTATTTTTAGACATTGAAAATTTATTAAAAAAAATGACTGGATCAACAATACAATCAATTTGTAGGTTAATGCTTGTCATTTTGCCTAGATTTATTTCACTAATCATAAGGTTTTTCCAAAAATTGTTGAAATTTGTGAAATTTCTCGAATTAATTGTTTAAATTGTTGTGGATACAAAGACTGTTTACCATCTGATAGAGCTACTTCAGGGTTAGGATGTGTTTCTACAATGATACCATCTGCACCAACCGCTATGGCCGCTTTGGTTAGTGGATTAACTAAATTTCTAACTCCTGTTCCATGACTTGGATCGACAATTATTGGAAGTTGACTTTTTTCTTTTATATAGGCCACAGAGTTTAAATCAAGCGTATTTCGGGTTGTTGTTTCAAAAGTTCTTATCCCTCTTTCACAAAGAATAATTTGATCATTTCCAGCATTGTAAATATATTCAGCTGCAAGGAGAAATTCCTCAACAGTAGCAGACATACCCCTTTTGAGAACAACTGGTTTATTAGTTTTTCCCATGGCCTCTAATAATCTGTAGTTTTGCATATTTCGGGCACCAATTTGATAAGCATCCACATGTTCATAAATGAGTTCTATATCTTTTGTTTCTATAACTTCGGAAACAATAGACATGTTGTATTGTTTTTTGATTTCATTTAAAATACTTAAACCCTCTAGCCCCAGGCCTTGAAAAGAGTAGGGTGAAGTACGAGGTTTAAAAATTCCAGCTCGAAAACATGTTACTCCGGTTTCGTTTATATATTCTGCTGAATCCAATGCTTGAACTAAGGTTTCAATCCCACAAGGGCCAGCGATTATCCCCAGGTGTCCTCCTCCAAATTTAGTAGATCCAATTTTCACTATTTTTTCATGTGAGTGAAATTCTTTACTGACGAGTTTGTATTTCGATAGGATGGGGCGCAATTCTTCTACAGCAGGGTCAGCTTCTAAATTTAATGATTGCAGGATTCTTTCATCACCAATTGCACCCAGCACAATTCGTTCAATTCCTGGCATACATAATGGTTTTAGTCCCTTATCTTCTATTTTTTTTAAAATGATTTCTGCCTGTTGCATCTCAACTTCTGGTCTAAGTACAATTATCATTTTTACCTCAAAAAAAAGGCCCACTAAATTAGTGGGCCTGGTTATGTTTTAAAAATTTATCATGCTGATTAAAACAAACTCTCACCCATAAATAACTAATTTCCACCACCAAGATGGGAGGATTGTAGTATGTGTAAAAAAAGATTGTGTTTGTTTTTTCAATTTTTCTCCTGAACCTAGAGAATTAATACCTGAATTGAGCTACTCTCGTCAAATTTTAATTATATGCACGTGACTCAGTGCAATTTGCTAGAACAAAATACTTAAAATGAATATGTTCAAATTTTTGTGATCGTGTACTGCTTACCTAAGAAGTCTAACAACCTATTTACCTCATCTTTAAATTCAATCGGTCCGCAGATTTCTATATCTCGGTATAACTTACCAAGTGACTCTTCCAAAGTTGAGTAAAAACATAAACCTTCATTTGATTCAAGTTGAAAATATGTAAAGGCCGACTGGCTTTTTGGGACTCTAATCGTAAATTTGAAAATATTGTTGGACATAATTAAACCTCATATCGATTAGTTATTGACTTGGGCCCAGCTTGAATTAGAATTAATATAAGATGAATTTTCCTTTTTCAAAGATAATCTGAGAAAAAAGGTATTTTTTATCAGGTCAGGATGACCTCAAGGGAGACAAGGATGTTACTCAAAGCAGTTAAAGTAGCTCTTATTTATTTACTTCCATATACATTACTATTCTCTTGTTCAATGATTTCAAGAAAAGGCAAAGATGAACCCAAAAAAGAAGAAAGTAAAAGTACTCAAGTTGGTTCAAATCAATCTGCAGAAGTAGTAAGTAATACAGAGAATGAACCATCAGATGTCAGATCAAAATATCTGGCCCTTTTAAAAAAATATAAAGATGTTAACCCAAACGATCCTGAAATAAAAAATTTCGAAATGGAAATGGACTCAAGTGTTTCAAACCAACAAAATATTATGTCTGATCTCAATGAGGCCAAGGGCCCTGCACAGTTAATAGAAACAGTTGACGTTTTTCCAACTGTTGAAAAAAAGGCAATGGACCTAAGCACAAGTAATTCAGGAATATTAAGAGAATTAGTTGAAGATGAAACAGTCGAATCTCATGTCAGAAATATTTTGAAGGCAGAAGAACTAGTTGGTGAGGCGAAATATAATGAAGCACTAATTTTGCTTAGAGAAATGGAGGCCTCGCCTTTAATTCAAATTAAAGTTAGAGCAAAATTTTTGTTGGGAGAAATTCTTTTTCAACAAAAAGAATATGATTTATCAATGCAAATATATGAAGAAATCGTTATGAAATATGCTTTTTCATCAGTGATTTTTAAAGTTTTAGGAAGATTAGTTGTATGTAGTGAAAAGCTAAATTTAGCTAGTAAACAACAAAAATACTACTCAATCTTGCATGATCTCTTTGGGTATGACAAACAAGAAGGTTAGATTTTGAATAAACTACGCATTCTTGCAATCATGTTGATATTTTTATCTAAGATTTTGTTAGCACAGGATCTTGATAATATGAAACTATTTGAAGAATCTGAAGATGATGTCCTGGCCAAAGATATGACAGTTGAAGATCCACTACCAAAAACTGATATGGATGTTAGTGAGTTTGAAAGTGTAGATGAGGAAAATGAACTTGCCGAATTGAGAAAAGATATCCAAGACACTGGTGTGAAAGAGGAAGAAACATCAGATAATGAACTAAATGAATTACTTAATGAAAAAGGCGAAGAAAAAAAACTTATAGTTAATGATGAACAGACAGCAAAAAAACTTAAAAAGAAGGCCGTAATATTTGATTTGGGAGAAGAAGAGGCGAAATTACTTGAAATGGCGAAATTTGTTGAAGGAAAAATTCCAAGTGATGAATGGGCAGAAATTGCTGTAACTTCTAAAGAGGGGAAATACATTGTACAAGAGGGAGATTGGCTATGGAAAATAGCTAAACAACTCTTTGGATCTGGTTTTTACTACTCAAAAATATGGTCGTTAAACCCTTATATTACTAACCCACACCAAATTGAACCTGGAATGGAGCTTGTTTTCAGTACTGGAGATTTTGATAGACCACCATCTGTGACAGTCGGAAAATTTGCCACAGATCAAAATATTAAAGATATTAAAAAAATAGATTTTGCTGATTTTGGAGATAGTGCTAAACCAAGATGGGTTGATGAAAGAGATAAACTTGTTAATCAAGGGACATTTTTTCAATATGCATCTGAAGAAACCTATGATGATTTATTTGAAGTATCTAAACAATATTTAAACAGAGAATATCAAAAATATGAACCTCCTGTTACAGAGATCGTCATCCTCGAACCTGATGAAACATATGATGATGCTGGATTTGATAAGACATCTCGAGTGACTTTTGATTTTAAAGAAGGCTTTTCTCTGAACAGTTTTGTCACTACTAACGTTGTTCAGGATCTAGGTAAAATTTCATTTGCTCGTACTGAAGCTCTTTATTTAAGTAACTCGAACAAAGTCTATGTAGATTTTGATGAAAGTGTTGGGCCAAAACCAGGGGATCTTTTTTCTATTTATTCACCAGAGGGTGTAGTTGAACATGAAATTTCAGATAGAAGGGGATACCGCTATACTATAAAGGGTCAGCTAAAGGTTATAAAACTGATCGATAATATTTGGGAATGTGAACTTTTTGAAGTTAATGGTGTCATTCAAAGGGGTGACAGAGTAACGATTTACACTCCAAAAATTAACAAAGTCTTTAAAACTTTTAATCGTAAAAAAATTGAAGCGGCCATTGTCGGCGCTTATCGGGCCGGTTTGGATGTGAGTTCATTTGGAGATGTACTCTACCTTGATAGGGGACGGGCCGATGGAGTTGAAATTGGAAACGTTTTTGATGTTTATTCATTTGAAGATAGAAGTAATGGCAGAAAAATTACAGTTGATCCTACTTATAAAATTGGTGAACTTACAATCGTTAGCTTAACGGATAATTTTGCAACGGCCTTAGTCACCCATTCTCGCCATGAAATTGAAATTGGTTCTTTATCAATATCTAAATCTAAAGAAGAAGCTATTAGATCTGATAGAAACCGAAATGGGGTTATTTTAAGTGATATAAAAACTCTCGAAAATAAAGCTCAAGAAGATCTTGATATCGAGCTCAATATAGATAATATCAACAACGATCTGCTCGAAAAGATTGACTCGGTGAAGCTTACTGATGATGAATTAGATGAACTTGAGCGTCAAGAAAGAGAGAAATCAGTTATTCGTGATCAAGATAAAGATTTACGCGCGTTAGAAAAAATCGAGAACCAAATTGAACTTGCAGAGCAGCAACTAGACGCTTATCAGGTTGATGAAGATAAATTACTTGAACAGCAAGACCTTAATAATCTTGAAGGCGGTCTCTCAAAGTCAGATCCTAACGCATTCGAGTCAATGAACGATTTAGAAAAAGACATCGGAAAAAAATATCTTGATGAAAATCTCAACTCAAAAGAAAATCCTTACGGTTTAACAGAGTTTGATATTGAAAAAATAGATGAGCTATTGAATACTAATCAACAATGATCTAAGATCTCCACGAAATTTCCGCCCAGGCGCATAATCGCAAAGAATTTGTGTTGCGAGTTGGGTAAAAAGATGAATTTAATGTCTTAAAAGGTTGATAATGTCCGCAAAGAAAGTTGCTAAGAAGAAAAAAATTACCAAAAAAGCTATTAAGAAAACTACTAAGAAAGCTGTTAAAAAAAGCTCCAGCATAAGTTCCTTAGGAAAATATGACCTAGTTGTTGTTGAGTCCCCTTCGAAGGCCAAGACAATTAAAAAATATCTAGGTAGAGACTATCAAGTCGTCGCATCCAATGGTCACATTAAAGATCTCCCCAAATCTAAGCTAGGTGTAGATATCAAAAATGACTTTGAAATCGATCTTGTTCCAATCTCTGGAAAAGGGGATAAGATTAAAAGGATCCAAGAACTGGCCGGAGATGCTACAAATATCTACCTCGCTCCTGATATGGACCGCGAGGGAGAGGCCATAGCTTTTCATATTGCCGAAGAAATTGGAAGAAAGAAAAACATCTACAGAGTTGTTTTTAATGCAGTTACAAAAAATGCTGTAATAAATGCAATTGAACATCCCACAAAATTAAACCTTCCAATGTATGACTCTCAAAAAACAAGAAGAGTTCTCGATAGACTTGTTGGTTATAAAATTTCACCAATTCTTTGGGATAAAATCCAAAGAGGGATTTCTGCTGGCCGCGTCCAATCTGTTGCTCTTAGAATTATTGTTGAAAGAGAAGATGAAATTAAAGCTTTTATTGCCGAACAATGGTTTTCTATTCATGGCCAAATGGAAAAAAATGGACAACAGTTTGAAATTAAATATTTTGGAGATGATGAAAAGAAAAAAAGAGATCTGAATACATTAGAAGATGCTCTAGAGATAGTAAAAAACGTAAAAGGACAAATGTATAATGTCCAAGATGTCATAAAAAAAGAAAGGAAGCAAAATCCTACTCCACCATTTACAACATCTAAATTGCAACAAGAGGCCGCTAATAAACTAGGGTTTACTGCAAAACGTACAATGATGATTGCTCAAAAACTGTATGAGGGTATACAGCTTCGTGATCACGGTCTACAAGGTCTTATCACCTATATGCGTACCGATTCTGTAAGGACAGAACCGGAAACTTTAGGAAAAGTAAGAGAGTATATCAAGGAAAAATACGGACCTAAATTCTTATCCCATGAACCTATTCACTACAAAAAGAAAGGTTCTAATAAAGTACAAGATGCCCACGAGGCCATTAGACCTACTAACCTAATGTTTACACCTGACGAAGTACGAGGCGATTTAGAACCAGAGCAGCAAAAACTCTATGAACTCATTTGGAATAAATTTATATCATCTCAGATGTCTCAAGCAATTATCGATCAAACAACTGTACTTCTTAATTGCAATAATCACTTTTTTAAAGCAAATGGTTCTATTATTAAGTTTCCAGGTTTTAGAACGATTTATTTGGAAGCTGCCGCTGAAAAACAAAAGAAAAAGAATGAAGATGATGATAATGACGATTCTAAATCAGATTCTGGCATTCTCCCTGAAATTTCAAAAGGGGAAAAACTAAAGGCCAAACAGGATCCTAAAGAAGAGGAACATTGGACAAGTCCACCTCCAAGATTCAATGAAGCTTCGCTCGTTAAAACTCTCGAAGAAAAAGGAATAGGAAGACCATCTACCTACGCTTCAATTATATCAAATATTCAAGATAGAGGTTATGTCGAAAAAACGGAGAATAGATTTCTTCCAACAGAACTCGGAATAGTAGTCTGTAAAATGCTTGTTGAAAGCTTTCCTGAAGTCATGGATGTCGCTTTTACTGCAAGAGTTGAAGAGCTCCTTGATAAGATTGAGGATGGGACTATCGCCTATAAAAAAGTTCTTAGAGAATTTTGGAAAGATTTTGAGATCACATTAGAAAAAGCTAAAGAGGAAATGAAAAACCTCAAAAAAACATTAATCCCTACCGGAGTCAAATGCGTAAAGTGTGTGGATGGAGAATATCATATACGCTGGGGAAGAAACGGGCAATTCCTGGCCTGCTCTAATTATCCCGATTGTACCTCAACTCAAGATTTCAAAAAACAACTTGATGGAAAAATTACAATCATTCCTAAGGAATATTTTAGAGATCCATGTCCTACATGTGGCAATAAATTAGAAGTTAAAACTGGAAAATTTGGACGATTTGTACGATGTGAGGATTATCCTAAATGCGATACAACACTACCATACACAATTAATGTTACTTGCCCGGAATGTAATAAAGGCAAATTTGCTGAAAAGAAAAGCCGTTATGGAAAAATCTTTTACGGTTGTACAAACTATCCCAATTGCGAAAATGCATTATGGAGTGCCCCAAGACTTTATGACTGTGAAGGTTGTGGTTACCCTTTAATGGTCGATAGAATTACAAAACGTTGGGGACACCAATTACAATGTCCAAAATGCAAACATAGTGTTGATATAGAAGACACGCCATTTAAAGATGAAGATCAAGGTGCCCAATGAGTGAATTATCTTGGAAAGAGACCCTAAGCGGAGGTCCGGCTCCACAGAATAAAAAAGAATTTTTTATTCTTATGGCCAAAGGACTCTGTATGGGGGCCGCTGATCTTATCCCAGGTGTTTCAGGTGGGACAGTTGCCTTTATCACTGGAATCTATACTAATCTAGTAAATGCCATCACATCAATAAATAAAGAGGTTATAACAAAACTTCTGAAATTTCAGATAAAAGATGCCCTATCTCAAATACATTTAGGCTTTCTCATACCCTTAATGGCCGGAATCTTTTGTTCAATCGTTGGACTAGCTAGAATTATGCATTACCTCATGCGCGAACAAGCGATCCCAACTTGGGGAATGTTTTTTGGCCTCATTTTGGCCTCAATCATTATCGTAGGCAGACATGGTGAAATTTGGAGAGATTTCAAAAGAATTGTTTGGTTGGTATTTGGAGTCTTGTCTGCTCATTTTATCGTTAACCTCATTCCTGTACAAACCCCTGAAGAAATGTGGTTCATTTTCTTATGTGGAATAATCGCCATAATGGCCATGATCTTACCTGGGATTTCAGGTTCTTTTCTTCTTCTTATTTTAGGAAAATATGAATTTGTAACTGGTGCTGTAAAAAACCCATTCATACTAGAAAATATAAAAATCATTATTGTTTTTGCATGTGGGGCATTCATAGGACTAACTTCCTTTTCTAGAGTTTTAAGTTATTTTCTCACAAAGTATGAAAAGATAACCATGGCATACTTAACTGGAATAATGATAGGGGCGTTACAAAAAGTATGGCCATGGCGTCAGATTGTTGATTCTACAGTGATTAGAGGTAAAACTTATATCCTAAAAGAAATAAATATACTGCCCAATAACTTTGATTCAATTGATATTTCAGCGTTTGTTTTGATGTTAGTTGGAATTATATTTGTTCTTTTTTTAGATAGTATGACTCGAAAAAAAGATTCAATGACTCATTCATCATAATTTTTGTCTTTTTTTATTCTAAGGAATCAGATTGAAAGACTAAAAAGATGATTGAAAATACACGG is a window encoding:
- a CDS encoding LysM peptidoglycan-binding domain-containing protein, with translation MNKLRILAIMLIFLSKILLAQDLDNMKLFEESEDDVLAKDMTVEDPLPKTDMDVSEFESVDEENELAELRKDIQDTGVKEEETSDNELNELLNEKGEEKKLIVNDEQTAKKLKKKAVIFDLGEEEAKLLEMAKFVEGKIPSDEWAEIAVTSKEGKYIVQEGDWLWKIAKQLFGSGFYYSKIWSLNPYITNPHQIEPGMELVFSTGDFDRPPSVTVGKFATDQNIKDIKKIDFADFGDSAKPRWVDERDKLVNQGTFFQYASEETYDDLFEVSKQYLNREYQKYEPPVTEIVILEPDETYDDAGFDKTSRVTFDFKEGFSLNSFVTTNVVQDLGKISFARTEALYLSNSNKVYVDFDESVGPKPGDLFSIYSPEGVVEHEISDRRGYRYTIKGQLKVIKLIDNIWECELFEVNGVIQRGDRVTIYTPKINKVFKTFNRKKIEAAIVGAYRAGLDVSSFGDVLYLDRGRADGVEIGNVFDVYSFEDRSNGRKITVDPTYKIGELTIVSLTDNFATALVTHSRHEIEIGSLSISKSKEEAIRSDRNRNGVILSDIKTLENKAQEDLDIELNIDNINNDLLEKIDSVKLTDDELDELERQEREKSVIRDQDKDLRALEKIENQIELAEQQLDAYQVDEDKLLEQQDLNNLEGGLSKSDPNAFESMNDLEKDIGKKYLDENLNSKENPYGLTEFDIEKIDELLNTNQQ
- the topA gene encoding type I DNA topoisomerase; protein product: MSAKKVAKKKKITKKAIKKTTKKAVKKSSSISSLGKYDLVVVESPSKAKTIKKYLGRDYQVVASNGHIKDLPKSKLGVDIKNDFEIDLVPISGKGDKIKRIQELAGDATNIYLAPDMDREGEAIAFHIAEEIGRKKNIYRVVFNAVTKNAVINAIEHPTKLNLPMYDSQKTRRVLDRLVGYKISPILWDKIQRGISAGRVQSVALRIIVEREDEIKAFIAEQWFSIHGQMEKNGQQFEIKYFGDDEKKKRDLNTLEDALEIVKNVKGQMYNVQDVIKKERKQNPTPPFTTSKLQQEAANKLGFTAKRTMMIAQKLYEGIQLRDHGLQGLITYMRTDSVRTEPETLGKVREYIKEKYGPKFLSHEPIHYKKKGSNKVQDAHEAIRPTNLMFTPDEVRGDLEPEQQKLYELIWNKFISSQMSQAIIDQTTVLLNCNNHFFKANGSIIKFPGFRTIYLEAAAEKQKKKNEDDDNDDSKSDSGILPEISKGEKLKAKQDPKEEEHWTSPPPRFNEASLVKTLEEKGIGRPSTYASIISNIQDRGYVEKTENRFLPTELGIVVCKMLVESFPEVMDVAFTARVEELLDKIEDGTIAYKKVLREFWKDFEITLEKAKEEMKNLKKTLIPTGVKCVKCVDGEYHIRWGRNGQFLACSNYPDCTSTQDFKKQLDGKITIIPKEYFRDPCPTCGNKLEVKTGKFGRFVRCEDYPKCDTTLPYTINVTCPECNKGKFAEKKSRYGKIFYGCTNYPNCENALWSAPRLYDCEGCGYPLMVDRITKRWGHQLQCPKCKHSVDIEDTPFKDEDQGAQ
- the trpD gene encoding anthranilate phosphoribosyltransferase, yielding MKEILEKLYDGNNLSIFESQRIFKEILAGQVDPIIISSILTAFRVKKETDKEITGAALEILAAAELYPILSEPVGDIVGTGGDHSDTINVSTLSSITAAALGVKMAKHGNRSVSSKCGSFDLLEALNVNFMKGPRELKSDLEEVGICFLFAPLFHKSFKHVMPVRTMLKTRTIFNILGPLVNPVRPTYQMVGVYSKELLTPIAGVLNEIGPEHALVIHGNGLDEISPNGETLAIEVKQGSCKPFTLSPKTFGFAEFSIEEIKGGDKQRNLEKSLLILDGKGSEGQKKMIAMNVSPLLVMASKAKDYKSASHMAMDMLSTDEPMKVIKRLAQRK
- a CDS encoding aminodeoxychorismate/anthranilate synthase component II; its protein translation is MSNVNKVIMIDNFDSFSYNLVDQIRASNTLVDIYRNNIEMDVLDKAINSHLGKMALVLSPGPGNPQSAGNLLPIIDKYLGKIPMIGICLGHQALIQAYGGKVIKSNKVVHGKTSILNLSDHPLFRGLGKTETIGRYHSLQGSEIPCELDVLSSVDDIPMIVFDKKKKVIGFQFHPESIMTIHGKTFLSNALNFLFI
- a CDS encoding DUF368 domain-containing protein; translation: MSELSWKETLSGGPAPQNKKEFFILMAKGLCMGAADLIPGVSGGTVAFITGIYTNLVNAITSINKEVITKLLKFQIKDALSQIHLGFLIPLMAGIFCSIVGLARIMHYLMREQAIPTWGMFFGLILASIIIVGRHGEIWRDFKRIVWLVFGVLSAHFIVNLIPVQTPEEMWFIFLCGIIAIMAMILPGISGSFLLLILGKYEFVTGAVKNPFILENIKIIIVFACGAFIGLTSFSRVLSYFLTKYEKITMAYLTGIMIGALQKVWPWRQIVDSTVIRGKTYILKEINILPNNFDSIDISAFVLMLVGIIFVLFLDSMTRKKDSMTHSS
- a CDS encoding anthranilate synthase component 1, with translation MISEINLGKMTSINLQIDCIVDPVIFFNKFSMSKNTLLLMSSEIDSKKKQESLMILESAVKIVAHDRLISVIALTENGKDLLTHLLNIFSETEISKVSQDEIQIKFESQTDSKISEDERLRCEGPFSIVRKIIASIDCLESKSDLFLGGNFSYDFIETFEKLAPVSKSETSCPYFTLYVAQLMAKVDHSTGKSKLQTCLFGGKSYTRSFHEYSRKMGEIKKSYGQLSKKEFDNTTFPESNSFNYEMNISDEEFAKHVSNIKQKIIEGDIFQAVLSRTFKMSCNNALKCFRNLIGINPGPYMFYMNDDDFELFGSSPESALKFLAKERSIHIYPIAGTRRRGLKEDGTIDLDLDGRHELELRMCEKEVAEHMMLVDLARNDVAKISQTGTRFVSPLMKVDRYSRVMHLVSQVNGILKEDLDALHAYQATMNMGTLTGAPKISAINIVRNIEKQERGPYGGAVGYITGEGNFDTCIVIRSAFVKNKMAYVQAGAGVVYDSDPMAEAMETKDKAHAVIKAIQLSEDQYE
- the aroF gene encoding 3-deoxy-7-phosphoheptulonate synthase — translated: MIIVLRPEVEMQQAEIILKKIEDKGLKPLCMPGIERIVLGAIGDERILQSLNLEADPAVEELRPILSKYKLVSKEFHSHEKIVKIGSTKFGGGHLGIIAGPCGIETLVQALDSAEYINETGVTCFRAGIFKPRTSPYSFQGLGLEGLSILNEIKKQYNMSIVSEVIETKDIELIYEHVDAYQIGARNMQNYRLLEAMGKTNKPVVLKRGMSATVEEFLLAAEYIYNAGNDQIILCERGIRTFETTTRNTLDLNSVAYIKEKSQLPIIVDPSHGTGVRNLVNPLTKAAIAVGADGIIVETHPNPEVALSDGKQSLYPQQFKQLIREISQISTIFGKTL